Proteins encoded by one window of Sorex araneus isolate mSorAra2 chromosome 3, mSorAra2.pri, whole genome shotgun sequence:
- the LOC129403472 gene encoding olfactory receptor 11G2-like: MNVSGRETTSVSYFILLGFPSSPEMQLLYFGLFSVTYTLTLMGNAVIACAVRWDRRLHTPMYIFLGNFSLLEIGYVTTTVPNMLVNFLSSSKSISFVSCFAQFYFFFSFGCDEGFYLCIMAFDRYLAICRPLHYPRIMTKQLYTGLVIFGWSSGLVLFITPVVLISRLPFCGPNTIDHFICDPVPLMMLSCSKNNITQFIYSTFNVIFMIGTFLFVMCSYALVILSVLRMPSAASKRKAFSTCASHLAVVILFFGSVMVMYISPGSGHPVKTQKIITLFYSVITPLCNPLIYSLRNKEMKAALRKIFRIDQGIHKI; encoded by the coding sequence ATGAATGTTTCCGGCAGAGAAACCACCTCTGTCAGCTACTTTATCCTCCTGGGCTTTCCCTCCAGCCCAGAAATGCAGCTCCTCTACTTTGGGCTCTTCTCAGTAACCTACACCCTAACCCTGATGGGGAATGCAGTCATTGCCTGTGCTGTGAGGTGGGACCGACGcctccacacacccatgtacatCTTCTTGGGGAATTTCTCTCTCCTGGAAATAGGTTATGTCACCACAACTGTCCCTAATATGCTGGTCAACTTTCTATCCAGCAGTAAGTCCATTTCTTTTGTAAGCTGCTTTGCACAGTTCTACTTCTTCTTTTCATTTGGGTGTGATGAGGGTTTCTATCTTTGCATTATGGCCTTTGACAGGTACCTTGCCATCTGCCGTCCTCTGCATTACCCGCGCATCATGACCAAACAGCTGTACACTGGCCTTGTCATTTTCGGATGGTCGAGTGGTTTAGTCCTCTTTATAACCCCAGTTGTTCTCATTTCACGGTTGCCCTTCTGTGGCCCAAATACAATTGACCATTTTATATGTGATCCTGTCCCACTGATGATGCTATCTTGCTCTAAAAACAACATCACTCAATTCATTTATTCTACTTTCAATGTTATTTTCATGATTGGTACCTTTCTCTTTGTTATGTGCTCCTATGCTCTGGTGATTCTGTCTGTGCTAAGAATGCCCTCGGCAGCAAGCAAACGCAAAGCTTTCTCTACTTGTGCTtctcacctggcagtggtcattctgttttttgggtcagtTATGGTGATGTATATCAGCCCTGGATCAGGACATCCAGTAAAAACGCAAAAAATTATTACATTGTTTTATTCTGTGATAACACCTCTCTGTAATCCTCTAATATATAGCCTCAGAAACAAGGAGATGAAGGCTGCCCTTAGGAAAATCTTCAGAATTGATCAAGGTATCCACAAAATATAA